The Acetomicrobium flavidum genome window below encodes:
- a CDS encoding tripartite tricarboxylate transporter substrate binding protein, which yields MLQEEKLVPVPMPVVNKPGGGGGVALAYLQQRKGDPYTVAVYSPPLLLINLTGQTKLSFKDTTPIAMLISDYGAFAVPKNSPYKTINDVMNALKKDPKSVKIGGLSSPGSMDHVQFLIVAKAAGVKDLAQIPYIAFQEGQHLAALLGGHIDLLSTGLAEVQGPMLSGDIRVLALSRPEPYADGPFKEVPTLRQAGINAEFINWRGLFGPPEMPDYAVKYLEEKLAQMEKTKLWDEVCRTNGWDKSFMPSSDFKAFLARTNDEYKEVLKAIGFYKGE from the coding sequence GTGTTGCAGGAGGAAAAGTTGGTACCTGTTCCGATGCCGGTTGTTAACAAGCCGGGAGGGGGTGGCGGTGTTGCTTTGGCTTATCTGCAACAGCGTAAGGGAGATCCATATACTGTGGCAGTTTATTCACCGCCACTCTTGTTAATTAACCTGACAGGTCAAACCAAGCTTTCCTTTAAGGATACCACTCCAATAGCCATGCTGATCAGTGACTATGGTGCTTTCGCAGTGCCAAAAAATTCTCCTTATAAAACGATCAATGATGTTATGAATGCTTTAAAGAAAGATCCTAAAAGCGTTAAAATTGGAGGCCTCTCATCTCCTGGATCAATGGACCACGTGCAATTTCTCATTGTCGCCAAGGCTGCAGGAGTAAAAGATTTGGCACAGATTCCCTATATCGCTTTCCAGGAGGGTCAGCATTTAGCCGCCCTACTTGGCGGGCATATCGATCTTTTGAGCACAGGATTAGCTGAAGTGCAAGGACCCATGCTGTCGGGTGACATCAGAGTGCTGGCTCTTTCAAGGCCCGAACCGTATGCGGATGGTCCTTTCAAAGAGGTTCCTACCCTTCGTCAGGCTGGAATTAATGCCGAATTCATAAATTGGCGAGGCTTGTTTGGCCCTCCAGAAATGCCTGACTATGCAGTCAAATATCTTGAAGAAAAGCTCGCACAAATGGAAAAGACGAAACTGTGGGATGAAGTATGCAGAACGAACGGATGGGATAAGAGTTTTATGCCCTCAAGTGATTTCAAGGCATTTTTAGCGAGGACAAATGACG